The following coding sequences are from one Gossypium hirsutum isolate 1008001.06 chromosome A12, Gossypium_hirsutum_v2.1, whole genome shotgun sequence window:
- the LOC107938709 gene encoding uncharacterized protein, which produces MDLLGIALLVAILVIVFEQHCNIENLGRVNKVKVKRRITVESLQLEPLCNQSMEKFFKFSTMKLDRNMNHIMITSALTEDTKALNQLNTLIQDGK; this is translated from the exons ATGGACCTACTTGGCATTGCATTGTTGGTCGCAATTTTG GTTATCGTGTTTGAGCAACATTGCAATATTGAAAATCTTGGTCGAGTTAACAAAGTTAAGGTCAAAAGGCGAATCACAGTAGAGAGTTTGCAATTAGAACCACTTTGTAATCAG AGCATGGAGAAGTTCTTCAAGTTCTCCACTATGAAGTTGGACAGAAATATGAACCACATCATGATTACTTCTGCTCTTACAGAGGACACAAAAGCTCTCAATCAGCTT AACACACTTATCCAGGATGGGAAGTAG